One window from the genome of Musa acuminata AAA Group cultivar baxijiao chromosome BXJ1-4, Cavendish_Baxijiao_AAA, whole genome shotgun sequence encodes:
- the LOC103972979 gene encoding ACT domain-containing protein ACR10 isoform X1: protein MGIPSDDVVIIRPPETPGEPSLITISCPDKTGLGCDLCRVILLFGLNIVRGDFSTDGKWCYVLFWVVERGRKATRWALLKKRLIAACPPASSPLGIDSYYFNRRQETATEQNPQVFLLMFSCYDRMGLLHDVTEVLCELELTIRRVKVSTTPDGRVVDLFLVTDTRELLHTKNRKDEACTQLSAVLGDSMCSCDIELASAELAECLQASSFLPPSVTEDLITLEFQEEPSSSLPRSSVSVDNSLSHAHSLIQIQCHDHKGLLYDIMRTLKDYNIQISYGRFNAAENGNCNIDLFVVQNDGKKIVDSNKQKALCSRLRMELSCSLRVNLISRGPDTELIVANPVELSGKGRPLVFFDITLALKILKIRIFLAEIGRHVVGDREWEVYRVHLGDDHELCGSRDKIVEAVTKMLMGWH from the exons ATGGGCATCCCGAGCGACGACGTGGTGATCATTCGGCCGCCGGAGACGCCGGGAGAGCCGAGCTTGATCACCATCAGCTGCCCCGACAAGACCGGCCTCGGATGCGACCTCTGCCGCGTGATTCTCCTCTTCGGGTTGAACATTGTACGGGGAG ATTTCAGCACGGATGGTAAATGGTGCTATGTACTGTTTTGGGTGGTGGAGAGGGGTAGGAAGGCGACGAGGTGGGCCTTGTTGAAGAAGAGGCTGATTGCGGCCTGTCCGCCGGCTTCGTCCCCGTTGGGGATCGATAGCTACTACTTCAACAGACGTCAGGAGACGGCCACAGAGCAGAACCCTCAGGTCTTTTTGCTCATGTTCTCGTGCTACGACAGGATGGGCCTTTTGCATG ATGTTACGGAGGTATTGTGCGAGTTGGAGCTTACAATCAGGAGGGTGAAGGTATCGACAACTCCGGATGGGAGAGTCGTGGACCTCTTCTTGGTTACGGACACCAG GGAGCTTCTCCatacaaagaacaggaaggacgagGCGTGCACTCAACTGAGTGCTGTCTTGGGGGATTCTATGTGCAGTTGTGACATTGAGCTGGCAAGCGCAGAGCTTGCTGAATGTTTGCAAGCATCATCTTTTCTACCTCCTTCTGTGACAGAGGACTTGATTACCCTAGAGTTTCAAGAAGAACCTTCAAGTTCTCTTCCTAGGTCTAGTGTTTCGGTGGACAACTCTCTCAGCCATGCTCATTCACTGATTCAAATTCAATGTCATGATCATAAGGGCCTCCTCTATGACATCATGAGGACCCTCAAGGATTACAACATCCag ATTTCTTACGGGCGGTTCAACGCAGCCGAAAATGGAAACTGCAACATAGACTTGTTTGTGGTGCAAAATGATGGAAAGAAGATTGTCGACTCCAACAAGCAGAAAGCTTTATGTTCTCGTTTGAGAATGGAGTTATCCTGTTCGCTACGAGTGAATCTGATCAGCCGGGGGCCTGACACTGAACTTATAGTTGCGAATCCAGTTGAATTATCTGGCAAGGGCCGGCCTCTTGTTTTCTTTGACATCACCCTTGCGCTTAAAATCCTCAAGATAAGAATCTTTCTG GCGGAGATTGGCAGGCATGTTGTTGGTGATAGAGAGTGGGAAGTTTACAGAGTCCATCTCGGCGACGATCATGAGCTTTGTGGATCAAGGGACAAAATTGTGGAGGCAGTGACAAAAATGTTGATGGGTTGGCACTGA
- the LOC103972978 gene encoding WD repeat-containing protein PCN isoform X1: MEKLRIHRTSSVEWKPSAVVALATSADGSQVAAAREDGSVEIWLVSPGSVGWHCQLTVQGDPSRRISSLVWCRSSSKSAGPGRLLSSRIDGSISEWDLYSLNEKIALDSIGVSIWQMAVEPSVDSLQSEKTDSGLVPNGCTNHDGQSDSESCLNDDDDESDELHTVASQTSSQRLAVACDDGCIRMYSVSDKDGLTCSRSFPRVSGQILSVTWSQNAELIFSGSSDGFIRCWNVTSFHETYRITVGLGGLGSGPDLCVLSLLFLRSGTLISGDSTGSVQFWDSHHGTLVQALTYHKGDVNALAAVPSQNRVFSAGSDGQVILYKLSTDMISTEKEGLPKEEMVKWTYVGYIRAHTHDVRALAMTVPINREDTLPDEKVHKVRRQEKPISFSYHRWAHLGVPMLISGGDDAKLFAYSAREFTQFSPHDICPAPQQPLIKLVNNTVVHGASTMLVQSSGALDVLHVKLNGKEVATQLLARVKSKGSRKIVCSAISTSGMLFAYSDQVKPYLFELRKQKVGKSKWSIVKIKLPKRLLHAHTMIFSADSSRLMLAGHDRNIYVVEIKGSELVHTFVPQRKLDNLKFAPSEPPVTKMFTSADGQWLAAINCFGDIYIFNLEIDRQHWFISRLNDASVTAAGFPPKNSNVFVVTTSCNEVFVFDLEAKQLGEWSKHHSHHLPRRFQEFPGEIIGLTFLPFSLSSSVIIYSARAMCFIDFGLPVDQDDESSIHSDLPLEKNDYNKIFGGKRKRKYLEQKSKPFNKKNFDFFAFRDPALFVSHMSDNSLLLIEKQWMEVVRNFDAPIHRHIYGT, from the exons ATGGAAAAGCTGCGAATTCATCGGACTAGCTCGGTGGAGTGGAAGCCGTCGGCGGTGGTGGCCTTGGCCACTAGCGCGGACGGCTCGCAGGTGGCGGCGGCGCGGGAGGACGGGTCCGTGGAGATATGGCTCGTTTCGCCTGGTTCCGTTGGATGGCATTGCCAGCTT ACGGTTCAAGGAGATCCTAGTCGGAGGATTTCTTCGTTGGTCTGGTGCCGCTCGAGTTCGAAGAGCGCCGGCCCTGGACGGTTGCTGTCCTCGAGAATAGATGGGTCGATATCAGAGTGGGATCTGTACTCGCTAAACGAAAAG ATCGCACTAGATTCGATTGGAGTCTCTATCTGGCAGATGGCTGTAGAGCCTTCTGTTGATTCACTGCAATCAGAGAAGACTGACTCTGGACTTGTACCAAATGGTTGCACAAATCATGATGGTCAGAGTGATTCTGAATCTTGTCttaatgatgatgacgatgaatcTGATGAGCTTCACACTGTAGCCTCTCAGACATCTAGTCAACGTTTGGCTGTTGCCTGTGATGATGGTTGTATCCGAATGTATAGCGTCTCTGATAAAGATGGGTTGACTTGCAGCAGATCTTTCCCCAGGGTTAGCG GGCAAATTTTGAGTGTTACATGGAGCCAAAATGCAGAGTTGATATTTTCAGGGAGCAGTGATGG TTTCATAAGATGTTGGAATGTTACATCTTTCCACGAGACATACCGCATTACAGTTGGGCTCGGAGGTTTGGGCAGTGGACCGGACCTTTGTGTGTTGTCATTGCTCTTCTTAAG GTCTGGCACACTTATCAGTGGAGATAGTACTGGGAGTGTTCAATTCTGGGACAGTCACCATGGAACACTTGTGCAAGCACTCACTTATCATAAGGGTGATGTGAATGCTTTAGCTGCTGTCCCTAGTCAAAACAGGGTGTTTTCTGCTGGTTCAGATGGACAG GTTATTCTTTATAAGCTTTCGACTGATATGATTAGTACGGAGAAAGAGGGGCTTCCTAAGGAAGAAATGGTTAAATGGACCTATGTTGGATATATAAGGGCTCATACTCATGATGTAAGGGCATTGGCAATGACAGTACCAATTAATAGAGAAG ATACATTACCTGATGAGAAGGTGCACAAGGTACGTCGTCAAGAGAAACCCATCAGTTTTAGTTATCACAGATGGGCACATCTAGGGGTCCCAATGCTCATTTCTGGAGGCGATGATGCAAAGTTATTTGCTTACTCTGCTAGAGAGTTCACCCAATTCTCACCTCATGATATTTGCCCTGCACCTCAGCAGCCATTGATAAAGTTGGTGAATAATACAGTTGTACATGGGGCTTCAACAATGCTTGTTCAATCCTCTGGCGCATTGGATGTTTTGCATGTCAAGTTAAATGGTAAAGAGGTGGCGACACAACTTCTTGCTCGGGTGAAAAGCAAAGGATCCAGAAAAATTGTTTGTAGTGCAATAAGTACTTCTGGAATGCTCTTTGCATACTCTGATCAAGTAAAGCCCTACCTCTTTGAATTGAGAAAACAAAAAGTTGGAAAAAGCAAGTGGTCTATTGTCAAAATAAAGTTACCTAAGAGGCTGTTGCATGCGCACACTATGATTTTCAGTGCAGATTCCTCACGCCTGATGCTAGCTGGTCATGATAGAAATATTTAT GTTGTGGAAATCAAAGGATCAGAGCTAGTTCACACTTTTGTCCCTCAAAGGAAGTTGGATAATTTGAAATTTGCACCCAGCGAGCCTCCTGTTACCAAAATGTTCACTAGTGCAGATGGGCAGTGGTTAGCTGCTATTAATTGTTTTGGTGACATCTACATATTTAATTTAGAGATAGACAG GCAACACTGGTTCATATCCAGGTTGAACGATGCTTCTGTCACTGCTGCCGGTTTTCCTCCTAAAAACAGTAATGTGTTTGTCGTCACAACATCTTGTAATGAAGTCTTTGTGTTTGATTTAGAAGCAAAACAGTTAGGTGAATGGTCAAAGCACCACAGTCACCATCTTCCTCGAAGATTTCAAGAATTTCCAGGAGAGATCATTGGCCTCACTTTTCTGCCTTTCTCCTTATCATCTTCAGTTATCATATATAGTGCAAG GGCGATGTGCTTTATCGACTTTGGGTTGCCAGTTGATCAAGatgatgaaagctccattcattcaGATCTACCACTAGAGAAAAATGATTATAACAAAATTTTTGGAGGAAAGCGAAAGCGAAAATATCTAGAACAGAAATCTAAACCTTTTAACAAAaagaattttgatttttttgcATTCAGAGATCCTGCCTTATTCGTGAGTCACATGTCAGATAATTCTCTTCTGCTAATAGAGAAGCAGTGGATGGAAGTTGTCAGGAACTTTGATGCCCCCATTCACAGACACATATATGGAACATAA
- the LOC103972979 gene encoding ACT domain-containing protein ACR10 isoform X2 — MRPLPRDSPLRVEHYFSTDGKWCYVLFWVVERGRKATRWALLKKRLIAACPPASSPLGIDSYYFNRRQETATEQNPQVFLLMFSCYDRMGLLHDVTEVLCELELTIRRVKVSTTPDGRVVDLFLVTDTRELLHTKNRKDEACTQLSAVLGDSMCSCDIELASAELAECLQASSFLPPSVTEDLITLEFQEEPSSSLPRSSVSVDNSLSHAHSLIQIQCHDHKGLLYDIMRTLKDYNIQISYGRFNAAENGNCNIDLFVVQNDGKKIVDSNKQKALCSRLRMELSCSLRVNLISRGPDTELIVANPVELSGKGRPLVFFDITLALKILKIRIFLAEIGRHVVGDREWEVYRVHLGDDHELCGSRDKIVEAVTKMLMGWH, encoded by the exons ATGCGACCTCTGCCGCGTGATTCTCCTCTTCGGGTTGAACATT ATTTCAGCACGGATGGTAAATGGTGCTATGTACTGTTTTGGGTGGTGGAGAGGGGTAGGAAGGCGACGAGGTGGGCCTTGTTGAAGAAGAGGCTGATTGCGGCCTGTCCGCCGGCTTCGTCCCCGTTGGGGATCGATAGCTACTACTTCAACAGACGTCAGGAGACGGCCACAGAGCAGAACCCTCAGGTCTTTTTGCTCATGTTCTCGTGCTACGACAGGATGGGCCTTTTGCATG ATGTTACGGAGGTATTGTGCGAGTTGGAGCTTACAATCAGGAGGGTGAAGGTATCGACAACTCCGGATGGGAGAGTCGTGGACCTCTTCTTGGTTACGGACACCAG GGAGCTTCTCCatacaaagaacaggaaggacgagGCGTGCACTCAACTGAGTGCTGTCTTGGGGGATTCTATGTGCAGTTGTGACATTGAGCTGGCAAGCGCAGAGCTTGCTGAATGTTTGCAAGCATCATCTTTTCTACCTCCTTCTGTGACAGAGGACTTGATTACCCTAGAGTTTCAAGAAGAACCTTCAAGTTCTCTTCCTAGGTCTAGTGTTTCGGTGGACAACTCTCTCAGCCATGCTCATTCACTGATTCAAATTCAATGTCATGATCATAAGGGCCTCCTCTATGACATCATGAGGACCCTCAAGGATTACAACATCCag ATTTCTTACGGGCGGTTCAACGCAGCCGAAAATGGAAACTGCAACATAGACTTGTTTGTGGTGCAAAATGATGGAAAGAAGATTGTCGACTCCAACAAGCAGAAAGCTTTATGTTCTCGTTTGAGAATGGAGTTATCCTGTTCGCTACGAGTGAATCTGATCAGCCGGGGGCCTGACACTGAACTTATAGTTGCGAATCCAGTTGAATTATCTGGCAAGGGCCGGCCTCTTGTTTTCTTTGACATCACCCTTGCGCTTAAAATCCTCAAGATAAGAATCTTTCTG GCGGAGATTGGCAGGCATGTTGTTGGTGATAGAGAGTGGGAAGTTTACAGAGTCCATCTCGGCGACGATCATGAGCTTTGTGGATCAAGGGACAAAATTGTGGAGGCAGTGACAAAAATGTTGATGGGTTGGCACTGA
- the LOC103972978 gene encoding WD repeat-containing protein PCN isoform X2, producing the protein MEKLRIHRTSSVEWKPSAVVALATSADGSQVAAAREDGSVEIWLVSPGSVGWHCQLTVQGDPSRRISSLVWCRSSSKSAGPGRLLSSRIDGSISEWDLYSLNEKIALDSIGVSIWQMAVEPSVDSLQSEKTDSGLVPNGCTNHDASQTSSQRLAVACDDGCIRMYSVSDKDGLTCSRSFPRVSGQILSVTWSQNAELIFSGSSDGFIRCWNVTSFHETYRITVGLGGLGSGPDLCVLSLLFLRSGTLISGDSTGSVQFWDSHHGTLVQALTYHKGDVNALAAVPSQNRVFSAGSDGQVILYKLSTDMISTEKEGLPKEEMVKWTYVGYIRAHTHDVRALAMTVPINREDTLPDEKVHKVRRQEKPISFSYHRWAHLGVPMLISGGDDAKLFAYSAREFTQFSPHDICPAPQQPLIKLVNNTVVHGASTMLVQSSGALDVLHVKLNGKEVATQLLARVKSKGSRKIVCSAISTSGMLFAYSDQVKPYLFELRKQKVGKSKWSIVKIKLPKRLLHAHTMIFSADSSRLMLAGHDRNIYVVEIKGSELVHTFVPQRKLDNLKFAPSEPPVTKMFTSADGQWLAAINCFGDIYIFNLEIDRQHWFISRLNDASVTAAGFPPKNSNVFVVTTSCNEVFVFDLEAKQLGEWSKHHSHHLPRRFQEFPGEIIGLTFLPFSLSSSVIIYSARAMCFIDFGLPVDQDDESSIHSDLPLEKNDYNKIFGGKRKRKYLEQKSKPFNKKNFDFFAFRDPALFVSHMSDNSLLLIEKQWMEVVRNFDAPIHRHIYGT; encoded by the exons ATGGAAAAGCTGCGAATTCATCGGACTAGCTCGGTGGAGTGGAAGCCGTCGGCGGTGGTGGCCTTGGCCACTAGCGCGGACGGCTCGCAGGTGGCGGCGGCGCGGGAGGACGGGTCCGTGGAGATATGGCTCGTTTCGCCTGGTTCCGTTGGATGGCATTGCCAGCTT ACGGTTCAAGGAGATCCTAGTCGGAGGATTTCTTCGTTGGTCTGGTGCCGCTCGAGTTCGAAGAGCGCCGGCCCTGGACGGTTGCTGTCCTCGAGAATAGATGGGTCGATATCAGAGTGGGATCTGTACTCGCTAAACGAAAAG ATCGCACTAGATTCGATTGGAGTCTCTATCTGGCAGATGGCTGTAGAGCCTTCTGTTGATTCACTGCAATCAGAGAAGACTGACTCTGGACTTGTACCAAATGGTTGCACAAATCATGATG CCTCTCAGACATCTAGTCAACGTTTGGCTGTTGCCTGTGATGATGGTTGTATCCGAATGTATAGCGTCTCTGATAAAGATGGGTTGACTTGCAGCAGATCTTTCCCCAGGGTTAGCG GGCAAATTTTGAGTGTTACATGGAGCCAAAATGCAGAGTTGATATTTTCAGGGAGCAGTGATGG TTTCATAAGATGTTGGAATGTTACATCTTTCCACGAGACATACCGCATTACAGTTGGGCTCGGAGGTTTGGGCAGTGGACCGGACCTTTGTGTGTTGTCATTGCTCTTCTTAAG GTCTGGCACACTTATCAGTGGAGATAGTACTGGGAGTGTTCAATTCTGGGACAGTCACCATGGAACACTTGTGCAAGCACTCACTTATCATAAGGGTGATGTGAATGCTTTAGCTGCTGTCCCTAGTCAAAACAGGGTGTTTTCTGCTGGTTCAGATGGACAG GTTATTCTTTATAAGCTTTCGACTGATATGATTAGTACGGAGAAAGAGGGGCTTCCTAAGGAAGAAATGGTTAAATGGACCTATGTTGGATATATAAGGGCTCATACTCATGATGTAAGGGCATTGGCAATGACAGTACCAATTAATAGAGAAG ATACATTACCTGATGAGAAGGTGCACAAGGTACGTCGTCAAGAGAAACCCATCAGTTTTAGTTATCACAGATGGGCACATCTAGGGGTCCCAATGCTCATTTCTGGAGGCGATGATGCAAAGTTATTTGCTTACTCTGCTAGAGAGTTCACCCAATTCTCACCTCATGATATTTGCCCTGCACCTCAGCAGCCATTGATAAAGTTGGTGAATAATACAGTTGTACATGGGGCTTCAACAATGCTTGTTCAATCCTCTGGCGCATTGGATGTTTTGCATGTCAAGTTAAATGGTAAAGAGGTGGCGACACAACTTCTTGCTCGGGTGAAAAGCAAAGGATCCAGAAAAATTGTTTGTAGTGCAATAAGTACTTCTGGAATGCTCTTTGCATACTCTGATCAAGTAAAGCCCTACCTCTTTGAATTGAGAAAACAAAAAGTTGGAAAAAGCAAGTGGTCTATTGTCAAAATAAAGTTACCTAAGAGGCTGTTGCATGCGCACACTATGATTTTCAGTGCAGATTCCTCACGCCTGATGCTAGCTGGTCATGATAGAAATATTTAT GTTGTGGAAATCAAAGGATCAGAGCTAGTTCACACTTTTGTCCCTCAAAGGAAGTTGGATAATTTGAAATTTGCACCCAGCGAGCCTCCTGTTACCAAAATGTTCACTAGTGCAGATGGGCAGTGGTTAGCTGCTATTAATTGTTTTGGTGACATCTACATATTTAATTTAGAGATAGACAG GCAACACTGGTTCATATCCAGGTTGAACGATGCTTCTGTCACTGCTGCCGGTTTTCCTCCTAAAAACAGTAATGTGTTTGTCGTCACAACATCTTGTAATGAAGTCTTTGTGTTTGATTTAGAAGCAAAACAGTTAGGTGAATGGTCAAAGCACCACAGTCACCATCTTCCTCGAAGATTTCAAGAATTTCCAGGAGAGATCATTGGCCTCACTTTTCTGCCTTTCTCCTTATCATCTTCAGTTATCATATATAGTGCAAG GGCGATGTGCTTTATCGACTTTGGGTTGCCAGTTGATCAAGatgatgaaagctccattcattcaGATCTACCACTAGAGAAAAATGATTATAACAAAATTTTTGGAGGAAAGCGAAAGCGAAAATATCTAGAACAGAAATCTAAACCTTTTAACAAAaagaattttgatttttttgcATTCAGAGATCCTGCCTTATTCGTGAGTCACATGTCAGATAATTCTCTTCTGCTAATAGAGAAGCAGTGGATGGAAGTTGTCAGGAACTTTGATGCCCCCATTCACAGACACATATATGGAACATAA